The following is a genomic window from candidate division KSB1 bacterium.
TTTTTGTCCCAATTCGTTTTTTTAACAAATACGCATATACGATTTACGGCACATCTATATTTCTTTTATTTGTAGTTTTAATTATTGGTACGGGGGCTGGGGCCGAGAGATGGCTTGAACTGGGACCTATCCGGATTCAACCAGCAGAGCTTGCTAAGGTCGGAACACTCTTAGCTTTAGCAAAATATTTATCCAAGGAAAATTGCAACCTGAAGAACTTTCGTGAAATCGCTATCTCTTTTTCATTGGTCTTTTTGCCGTTTTTACTAGTGATGAAACAACCTGATTTAGGTTCTGCACTGGTTTTTTTAGCATTGATTTTACCGATTTTACATTGGGCAGGGCTTTCGTCTATGGTTCTGTTTGTGTTGCTTGCCCCATTGTTAAGCCTGGTTTGTGCTTTCAACTACTATACGTTTCTCATCGCGATGCTCATTATTAGCTCTGTGCTCTTTCTATCTCAACGAGGTTTGACCTTCTTTTTAATCAACTTTGTCTTGAATATTGGTGTTGGTGTTGTAACGCCTATTATATGGAATCTCCTGAAAGAGTATCAACAGAAACGAATTCTTACTTTTTTAGGATTGGTGACTGACCCACACGGTCTAGGATATCAGGTTATCCAATCCAAAGTCTCGATTGGCTCAGGCGGCTTTTTAGGTAAAGGTTTTTTACAGGGTACACAAACCCATCTTCGATTTCTCCCGGAACAACACACCGATTTCATTTTTTGTGTAATTGGTGAAGAATTCGGATTTCTGGGAATCTTCGTCGTATTGACATTATTCTTTTATTTGATTTTTAAAGGGCTTACAATTGCATCTGAAGTGAAAAGCAAATTTTCGAGCCTTCTTGTTTTCGGAGGAGTCATCATTTTCTTATTTCAAATCGTTGTGAATATTGGCATGACAATTGGAATTATGCCCGTTACTGGACTACCCCTCCCATTGCTCAGCTACGGCGGTTCTTCGCTAATTTCAAACCTGGTTATCGTGGGGCTTTTGTTGAATGCCTCACGCAAGCGATTTGAATATTTCTAAAAAAAACAAATAATTTCGAGAGATTTTCTAAGTTTTACGTATCTTTGACTAATGAAGGTACTAAACAGTATTTTATTGGTCACTATTCGTTAGTACAAGAGCAAATGGTTGTTCTGTTTTGTGAACTCCAGTTAACAAATTTGTTCTTGACTTTTAGACGATAGTTTAATAAATTTAACTGCTTATTATTTAATGAGGTAATGATGAAAGTGAGACAAACGCTTTATATCGCAGCTGTTCTACTTTGCTTGACAACTATGACGGTTACAGCAATAGGTGGAGAGCGCTTTTTGGGTATTGGTTTTACCACTGGTCTGGGCCGTTTAGAAGGTGATATTAACGGGTCGCAGCTTAGTCCTATGTTTATGGGTCATCTAAGATTTCTCCCAATCCCGTATTTGGCATTTAATGGCGAGTTAGGTTTCTCATCACTAAATACCAGCAATTCTTCCTTCAAAACTCAAATAATTCCATTTGAGCTTAGCGCCATTTTTAACTTTTTGCCGCACAGCAAAGTTAATCCGTATATCTTTGCCGGCGGTGGCGGTGTTTTTTGGAAGGCAAAGGGTATCGATCCCGCATTAGGTCAGAAGGGGAATGGGGAAAGTAATACGGATTCGTTTTTGAAAACCGGTGGTGGACTGGAGTTTTTTGTTTCCCGAAACGTTGGTATTAATCTCGGAGCTGCCTTCCGATTGTCATTGACAGATAACCTGGATCAATTAAATCAAGGCGACGAAAATGATCAAGTTCTGGATGTTCATGCCGGGGTGACTTTTTACTTTAACAAAAGCAGAAATGATAGAGACAACGATATGATACCCGATGAATTAGATCTGATGCCTGATATTGCCGAAGATCATGACGGATATTTAGATCATGATGGTATTCCCGAAAAAAACCCGAATCCGATTGCTATGAGTTCTATGGATTCGCCGATCGGAAATAATTCGAATGCGTCGCCGATCGTGATTCATCATATTGTACAAAAAGCGGAATCGGGTAGAAATATTCCAATCAAATCTTATGTGTATTCCGAAAAGAATTTAAGAGTAGTAGCGACACTTTATCGTCCGATGGGCGAACCCAAGTGGAATGTTGTGCGTATGGATGAGCGTGACGGTAATTTATTTCAAGGTGAGATTCCAGGGTATGCGGTCACAAGCGAAGGCCTTGAGTATTGTGTCGTTGCTGTTGATGAGACACTCAGTGGAATTGGCTACTCGGGACTGCCAAGCAGACCAATTACGGTTAGTGTCTCACCCAGTGGTAAAGCCTGGAGAATCATAGGAGCTACTGTTGGGGCTGCTACAGTAGGCTCAGCCTCTTATCTGGTATTAAGAAAACAAAAGTAGAGATAATTATTCAAGGAGAATTTTACTTGGAGGTAAGAAGGTGAACTCCAAATCTACTAAAACAGCTCTTTGGTTGACTAGTTTTGCGTTCTCATCTATTTTTTTATTAGGATGTGGGGCTTCCAGGCAAAGCGCCAACGTTTCTGAAGAAGCGATTAATCTTGACGAATTGCTGGGTGAAGATGAGATGAGTCAGGCTAGCAACGAGTCAGAGCAAGCTGAGGTTTTAAGACTTTTAGGAATCACTCCAGCAGAGCCACAACCTAAAAACGCCGACTTCACCACTATTAATCAGGAACAGGACCCGGATGGCTTGCAAGCCGATGTCGATCTGTTGAAGCAGGAACTTTCGGAAAAAGATAAAGAGATTACTCAGCTAAGATCAGAACTTACGGAGAAAGAATTTAAAATAAGCGATTTAGAATCGAAAACCAACATACCTGCTCAGAATCCAAGCATCCCGTTCAGCGGTCAACCCTCAGAACCTTCTCCCCAATTCAAGTCTCGATATCAGAATGCATTGAATCAATTCAAAACACGGAATTATAATGAAGCAATTTCTCTTTTTAGTGAGTTGCTTTTGAGTGAACCAAATAATTCTCTCGCGGACAATTGTCAGTATTGGATAGGCGAATGTTACTATGGGCTTGAAAATTATAATCAAGCCATTACAGAATTTGAGAAAATCTTTTCATTCCCAAACTCAAATAAAAGCGACGATGCCCAACTTAAATTAGGGCTTTGTTATGTTAGACTGGGTGATATGAACCAGGCTCGGGCTGAATTTGATCGTTTGTTGGCAATCCATCCAAACAGTGAATATGTATCGCTAGCGCAAAAATATATCGCTGAAATGTAAGACATTAGAGAAAATCTGTTTTACATAAATGGGTGGGTAATTTTCCCACCCATTTTATTTTGCCTAAAACAATTTCTTGAAACAAAAAAATAATATTTCCCAAGCTGCTTTCAACCCCTTTTACTTGACTTTCTTTCGAAAAGAATCTATATTTAAGTTAATGAAAACAATCTCTTAGTTTTATCTCGTATGTCGGAATTGAGAAAGGACCCTATAGTCGGCCGCTGGGTTATTATTGCAACTGAACGAGGCAAGCGTCCTTCTGATTGGGCGAATGAACCTAGCATGAAAGCTGGAGGCTTGTGTCCTTTTTGCCCTGGCAACGAAGATAAAACCCCTCCTGAAATCATGGCAATTAGACCCATGAGTGATCAGAGAGATATTCCAGGATGGGAAGTCAGGGTTGTTCCGAACAAATTCCCAGCTCTTCAAATTGAAGGAAGCCTAGCACCAAGGGGTAATGGAATTTACGATACTATAAATGGCATAGGGGCTCATGAGGTTGTGATTGAAACACCCAACCATGCTTCCGATCTTGCCGATCTAAGTGAGAAGAATTTTCATGATATTTTGTTGATTTTTAGAGATAGGACCCGTGACTTAAAAAAAGATTCAAGATTTAAATATATATTAATTTTTAAAAACCACGGAGCAGCTGCGGGAGCTTCGTTGGAGCATACTCATTCCCAACTCATTGCTACTCCGATTGTACCCAAAAGGGTAATGGAGGAGTTGGAAGGCAGTAAACGCTTTTATAATTTTAAAGAGCGGTGCATTTATTGTGATATCATTCAGCAAGAGAAAAAATCACAAAATCGTATTGTCTCAGTTGAAAATTCATATATAGTCATTGAGCCATTTGCTCCTCGATTTCCATTTGAAACCTGGATTTTGCCACAACAACATTACTCTCATTTTGAAGATATGCCAGATCAAATGTATAGCGAACTGGTTAAAGTATTGCAAGACACTCTGGTTCGAATTAATAAGTCATTGGGTTATCCACCTTATAATTTTATTCTTCATACTTCTCCGGTTCAGGAACCCGCATTACCGGAATATCATTGGCATTTTGAAATAATACCAAAATTGTCAAAAGTAGCGGGGTTTGAATGGGGTTCCGGATTTTACATCAATCCAACTTCGCCTGAGTCAGCCGCTCGGTATTTAAGTGAAGTTAAACTTTGATCCTCCTTATTTTATCAAAAATAAATTAAAAGATGAAAAGTAAACTAAATATTTTTTATGTGTCCTCCGAAGTTTTCCCCTTTACGAAAGCAACTGAATTAGGGGAAGTTTCCAGTGCCCTTCCCAAATATTTAAAACAAATGGGACATGACATAAGAGTCATGATGCCCAATTATAAAACAATCAACGAGAGAAAGTACATTCTGCGTGATGTGATTCGTCTCCAGGGATTAGAAATAAAGATTGGAGATAAAGTCTTTCAGGCTAACGGAAA
Proteins encoded in this region:
- the rodA gene encoding rod shape-determining protein RodA yields the protein MLSEHKSIRHLDFKLLATVVVLMLCGLIAIYSATFVDSQAGQLNFKKQVIWGVLGLLVLVGTIFVPIRFFNKYAYTIYGTSIFLLFVVLIIGTGAGAERWLELGPIRIQPAELAKVGTLLALAKYLSKENCNLKNFREIAISFSLVFLPFLLVMKQPDLGSALVFLALILPILHWAGLSSMVLFVLLAPLLSLVCAFNYYTFLIAMLIISSVLFLSQRGLTFFLINFVLNIGVGVVTPIIWNLLKEYQQKRILTFLGLVTDPHGLGYQVIQSKVSIGSGGFLGKGFLQGTQTHLRFLPEQHTDFIFCVIGEEFGFLGIFVVLTLFFYLIFKGLTIASEVKSKFSSLLVFGGVIIFLFQIVVNIGMTIGIMPVTGLPLPLLSYGGSSLISNLVIVGLLLNASRKRFEYF
- a CDS encoding tetratricopeptide repeat protein, with the protein product MNSKSTKTALWLTSFAFSSIFLLGCGASRQSANVSEEAINLDELLGEDEMSQASNESEQAEVLRLLGITPAEPQPKNADFTTINQEQDPDGLQADVDLLKQELSEKDKEITQLRSELTEKEFKISDLESKTNIPAQNPSIPFSGQPSEPSPQFKSRYQNALNQFKTRNYNEAISLFSELLLSEPNNSLADNCQYWIGECYYGLENYNQAITEFEKIFSFPNSNKSDDAQLKLGLCYVRLGDMNQARAEFDRLLAIHPNSEYVSLAQKYIAEM
- the galT gene encoding galactose-1-phosphate uridylyltransferase, whose translation is MSELRKDPIVGRWVIIATERGKRPSDWANEPSMKAGGLCPFCPGNEDKTPPEIMAIRPMSDQRDIPGWEVRVVPNKFPALQIEGSLAPRGNGIYDTINGIGAHEVVIETPNHASDLADLSEKNFHDILLIFRDRTRDLKKDSRFKYILIFKNHGAAAGASLEHTHSQLIATPIVPKRVMEELEGSKRFYNFKERCIYCDIIQQEKKSQNRIVSVENSYIVIEPFAPRFPFETWILPQQHYSHFEDMPDQMYSELVKVLQDTLVRINKSLGYPPYNFILHTSPVQEPALPEYHWHFEIIPKLSKVAGFEWGSGFYINPTSPESAARYLSEVKL